One region of Oryza sativa Japonica Group chromosome 10, ASM3414082v1 genomic DNA includes:
- the LOC4348938 gene encoding small ribosomal subunit protein mS86 (rPPR1), with the protein MASLLRRHRHPHPLPAAHLLRRFSALPDVDHPPPPASTPTTPASTRSPILDLQLAVRGEADPARIHSLVATALSRPDDYPRLHGSRPLFSLAASRLARLRRPDLAASLLRALLDSAPASPGLLARAISLFPGPDDALRAFSDSAPAARSDVSLSALLSALFRAGRVDDVKSTLASAETSFGVAPGRASHNVLLHALVKNSELAAARKLLGEMAKKLKHRPAPDIVSYNTVLAGYSAQGDEEGFEKLLKEISAKKLEPNVVTYNCRIQWFAKKGETFKGEELLDAMESKDVAPNYLTYNALVQGYCKEGNVGSAMRVFKRMKVMKRREGRSDLGVSAHSQTYVVLFRSLVEKERLDDALWICKSCFAMKAAPPFEAVKGLVEGLVKGGKSAEAKDVVAKMNLLVKGDAKVAWEKIAGELSLEGTPSSNP; encoded by the coding sequence ATGGcttccctcctccgccgccaccgccacccccacccgctccccgccgcccacctcctccgccgcttctcCGCGCTCCCCGACGTCgatcacccgccgccgcccgcctcgacCCCCACCACCCCCGCCTCCACGCGCTCCCCCATCCTCGACCTCCAGCTCGCCGTCCGCGGCGAGGCCGACCCGGCCCGCATCCACTCCCTCGTCGCCACCGCGCTCTCCCGCCCCGACGACTACCCGCGCCTCCACGGCTCCCGCCCGCTCttctccctcgccgcctcccgcctcgcgcgcctccgccgcccggaCCTCGCCGCCTCGCTCCTCCGCGCCCTCCTCGACTCCGCCCCGGCGTCCCCGGGCCTCCTCGCCCGCGCCATCTCCCTCTTCCCGGGCCCCGACGACGCCCTCCGCGCGTTCTCCGactccgcgcccgccgcccgctccgacgtctccctctcggcgctcctctCCGCGCTcttccgcgccggccgcgtcgaCGACGTCAAGTCCACCCTCGCCTCCGCGGAGACCTCCTTCGGCGTCGCCCCCGGACGCGCCTCCCACAACGTGCTCCTCCACGCTCTGGTGAAGAActccgagctcgccgccgcccgcaagcTGCTCGGCGAAATGGCCAAGAAGCTAAAGCACCGCCCGGCCCCTGACATCGTGTCGTACAACACCGTGCTCGCTGGCTATTCTGCGCAGGGCGATGAGGAGGGGTTTGAGAAGCTACTGAAGGAGATCAGCGCAAAGAAGCTGGAGCCGAATGTTGTGACTTACAACTGCCGGATACAGTGGTTTGCCAAGAAGGGTGAAACCTTCAAGGGGGAGGAGCTGCTTGATGCCATGGAGTCAAAGGATGTGGCGCCGAATTACCTTACGTACAATGCGCTTGTGCAGGGGTACTGCAAGGAGGGGAATGTTGGGTCAGCCATGCGTGTGTTCAAGAGGATGAAAGTGATGAAGAGGAGGGAGGGTAGGAGTGACTTGGGTGTGTCAGCGCATTCGCAAACATATGTGGTGCTGTTCAGGAGCTTGGTGGAGAAAGAGAGGCTTGATGATGCTCTATGGATTTGTAAGAGCTGCTTTGCGATGAAGGCAGCACCACCCTTTGAGGCAGTCAAGGGTTTGGTTGAGGGATTGGTGAAGGGTGGGAAATCTGCAGAGGCAAAGGATGTTGTCGCCAAGATGAACCTTCTTGTGAAAGGTGATGCTAAAGTGGCTTGGGAGAAGATTGCTGGTGAATTGTCCCTTGAAGGAACACCTAGTTCAAATCCATGA
- the LOC4348939 gene encoding pre-mRNA-processing protein 40C isoform X3, which translates to MLMLACLLGTNHAVQVSRFVPPSSLQPPAPMNLARPSSAFPGAGAMPPNPPGSIRLPFPGPPRPSINTFVASPQQAQPQASQLPSNSGSSDVSTSRSDTRSVPEASPQTMQLSTGPPSTSTAGSPSITVQMPTNPSLPTRPEVFGAIGASVPGQPSTILSAPPSLLGRPMTPSASPFPQTSQSPTAFQQPGQQQLYPSYPSAHGVQPQPLWGYPPQPTGFQQPPFQSYPSGLLGPLGRPMVGSSSVTAYLPSIQPPGVSTTDRDSKELSSANPGSEQPTQQGSQNSDQLEDKRTTAIQDSDSWSAHKTEAGVVYYYNALTGESTYQKPPGYKGEPEKVAAQPVPVSWDKLAGTDWSIVTTSDGKKYYYDNKLKVSSWQLPPEVAELIKNAESGPLKGSSTSLQDAGTIGNKEEISIDIDTPAVQTGGRDSLPLRQTVAPASSSALDLIKKKLQDAGASSVPSPLATPSSASELNGSKTTDAAPMGHQVSISGEKSKDNSGDGNMSDSSSNSDDEEHGPSEEECTRQFKEMLKERGVLPFSKWEKELPKIVFDPRFKAIPSHSRRRSTFEQYVRTRADEERKEKRAAQRAAVEAYKQLLEEASEDINSNKDYKEFKRKWGTDPRFEALDRKERDALFNEKVKSIEEKVQSVRNAVIAEFKSMLRESKDITSTSRWTKVKENFRSDARYKAMKHEEREVAFNEYIAELKSAEKEAEQAAKAKLDEQAKLKEREREMRKRKEREEQEMERVKLKIRRKEAVSSYQALLVEIIKDPKASWTESKPRLEKDPQGRAVNPDLGKGDAEKLFRDHVKDLYERCVRDFRALLSEVITPEIAARTTDEGKTAINSWTEAKGLLRSDPRYNKLASKDRESIWRRYADDMKTKLKQSDMKERSDTDGKQRRSSDPPRRR; encoded by the exons ATGCTAATGCTGGCTTGCCTACTG GGCACAAACCATGCTGTCCAAGTTTCACGGTTTGTTCCACCATCATCCTTGCAACCTCCAGCTCCTATGAATTTAGCTCGCCCAAGTTCAGCATTTCCAGGAGCAGGAGCTATGCCACCAAATCCTCCTGGATCTATTCGCTTGCCATTTCCAGGTCCACCCAGACCATCCATCAATACTTTTGTTGCAAGCCCACAACAGGCACAGCCCCAGGCATCTCAGTTACCTTCAAACAGT GGGAGCTCAGATGTTAGCACTTCCAGGTCTGATACTCGAAGTGTCCCAGAGGCTAGTCCCCAGACCATGCAGTTGTCGACAGGCCCACCATCAACAAGTACTGCTGGAAGTCCTTCAATCACTGTTCAGATGCCAACAAATCCATCACTTCCAACTCGCCCGGAGGTTTTTGGGGCCATTGGTGCTTCTGTACCTGGACAACCTTCCACAATCTTGTCTGCTCCACCAAGCCTCCTTGGGAGACCTATGACTCCATCTGCTTCTCCTTTTCCCCAAACATCGCAGTCTCcaactgcttttcaacagcCTGGTCAGCAACAGTTGTACCCCTCCTATCCTTCAGCACATGGGGTTCAACCTCAGCCTCTATGGGGATATCCCCCACAGCCTACTGGTTTTCAGCAACCCCCCTTCCAATCATACCCATCTGGTCTTCTAGGGCCTCTTGGTAGGCCGATGGTTGGGAGTTCTTCTGTGACTGCATACTTGCCAAGCATACAACCACCCGGTGTCTCAACAACTGACAGGGATTCCAAGGAGCTATCATCAGCAAATCCTGGATCTGAGCAGCCCACTC AACAGGGAAGCCAAAACAGCGATCAGCTCGAGGACAAAAGAACTACTGCCATTCAGGATTCAGATTCATGGTCTGCACACAAGACAGAGGCTGGTGTTGTATATTATTACAATGCCTTGACTGGAGAATCAACTTATCAAAAACCACCTGGTTATAAAGGGGAG CCTGAGAAGGTCGCAGCCCAGCCAGTTCCAGTTTCTTG GGACAAACTGGCTGGCACTGACTGGAGCATAGTAACGACAAGTGATGGAAAGAAATATTACTATGATAATAAGCTAAAG GTTAGCAGCTGGCAGCTTCCACCAGAGGTGGCTGAGCTCATCAAGAATGCCGAGTCTGGTCCATTGAAAGGAAGTTCAACTTCGCTGCAAGATGCTGGCACGATAGGGAATAAAGAGGAAATAAGTATTGATATTGATACTCCTGCTGTACAGACAGGTGGCCGTGATTCGTTGCCACTTCGACAAACAGTTGCCCCTGCATCGTCTTCTGCTTTGGATTTAATAAAGAAGAAATTGCAGGATGCTGGCGCTTCCAGTGTGCCTTCACCTCTTGCTACTCCATCTAGTGCATCCGAGCTGAATGGGTCTAAAACAACTGATGCTGCACCTATGGGACATCAAGTCTCAATTAGCGGCGAGAAATCAAAAGATAACAGTGGTGATGGTAATATGTCAGATTCCTCTTCAAATTCAGATGATGAGGAACATGGCCCAAGTGAAGAGGAGTGTACTCGTCAGTTTAAG GAGATGTTAAAGGAAAGAGGTGTATTGCCATTTTCAAAGTGGGAAAAGGAACTCCCAAAAATAGTGTTTGATCCACGTTTTAAG GCTATTCCAAGTCACTCGAGGAGACGGTCTACATTTGAGCAGTATGTTCGGACACGTGCTGACGAGGAGCGGAAAGAGAAAAGAGCTGCTCAGAGAGCTGCAGTGGAGGCGTATAAACAGTTACTAGAAGAAGCATCCGAG GACATCAACTCCAATAAGGATTACAAGGAATTCAAAAGAAAATGGGGCACTGATCCAAGGTTTGAAGCCTTGGACCGAAAAGAAAGGGATGCTCTTTTCAACGAGAA GGTGAAATCGATTGAAGAGAAAGTTCAATCAGTGCGCAATGCTGTGATAGCTGAGTTCAAATCAATGCTTCGAGAAAGTAAAGACATAACCTCTACTAGCCGTTGGACCAAA GTGAAAGAAAATTTCCGGAGCGATGCAAGGTACAAAGCCATGAAGCACGAAGAAAGAGAGGTTGCTTTTAATGAGTACATAGCAGAACTAAAATCCGCTGAAAAGGAAGCAGAGCAAGCTGCCAAGGCCAAACTGGATGAACAA GCCAAGTTAAAGGAGAGGGAGCGCGAGATgcggaaaaggaaagaaagggaAGAAcaggaaatggagagagtaaaaTTGAAGATCCGAAGAAAAGAGGCCGTGTCTTCATATCAAGCTTTACTTGTTGAAATCATAAAAGATCCCAAG GCATCATGGACAGAATCCAAACCAAGACTTGAAAAGGATCCACAAGGCCGTGCAGTAAATCCTGATTTAGGTAAAGGTGATGCAGAAAAGTTATTTCGTGACCATGTCAAGGACCTGTATGAG CGATGTGTTCGGGATTTCCGTGCGCTCCTATCTGAGGTGATAACTCCAGAGATAGCTGCTCGAACAACAGATGAAGGAAAGACTGCAATTAACTCCTGGACCGAAGCAAAAGGTCTTCTAAGATCTGATCCTAGGTACAACAAACTGGCAAGTAAAGACCGGGAGTCTATTTGGCGGCGCTATGCGGACGACATGAAGACAAAACTTAAACAGTCAGATATGAAGGAGAGATCAGATACAGATGGAAAGCAGCGTAGGTCCTCTGATCCGCCAAGGCGGAGATAG